The following coding sequences lie in one Daphnia pulex isolate KAP4 chromosome 1, ASM2113471v1 genomic window:
- the LOC124204325 gene encoding uncharacterized protein LOC124204325 isoform X1: protein MELRNELIRPSRNKHRSNAVTAMRVIDRRETVTQLEQKLAIKKNELLQEEAISLEKQRAIKEKREQLEREEYQSLQLFQLNGKVRESVSLALEHDLEECRKLDDEQHAHLLQMENLESELTELTTKLEFLQNYQNTISDVEGFDRVVSKFQELNQTWQNMANEYRSILFDAARSSFKKGHQTVKLCVCHQIPYKRSLLLTTLQEILMRHLLGINSDDSQRATDASESTNRNKTARNSQWQISTMAESFKQHGHTYLAIINLAAHLSSHPIARTLMSIGESKSNLKSIKPSKSHLGKKEEMERVPSVEQIHQPVQDYKERWRTLAAAAMGDSRQYRGETDASVSSEIGRTADSVSLEVQNKLSNLANIDDFGASSTGPKQSIINKVAANKLGFIEQILYDLTLIKDEIEFHTDPLYYNEPGHSFA, encoded by the exons ATGGAACTTCGCAATGAGCTAAT TCGACCTTCTCGCAATAAGCATCGTTCAAACGCTGTCACGGCTATGCGAGTCATt GATAGAAGAGAAACTGTGACGCAGTTGGAGCAAAAGTTGGCCATAAAAAAGAACGAACTTTTACAAGAAGAAGCGATTTCGTTAGAAAAGCAAAgagcaataaaagaaaagagggagCAACTTGAACGCGAAGAGTATCAAAGTTTGCAACTGTTTCAG TTAAATGGGAAAGTCCGCGAATCTGTTTCTCTGGCTCTGGAACATGATCTAGAAGAATGTCGAAAATTAGACGATGAACAACATGCACACTTACTCCAG aTGGAGAACCTTGAAAGCGAATTAACCGAGTTGACTACCAAACTGGAGTTCTTGCAAAACTATCAG AACACTATATCTGACGTTGAAGGATTCGACCGAGTAGTCAGCAAATTCCAAGAGTTAAATCAAACGTGGCAAAATATGGCAAATGAATATCGTTCAATTCTATTCGATGCAGCGAGGTCATCGTTCAAGAAGGGTCATCAAACGGTAAAACTTTGTGTTTGTCATCAAATCCCATATAAGCGATCTTTGTTACTCACAACATTGCAGGAAATCCTCATGCGACATCTACTTGGAATTAATTCGGATGATAGTCAACGAGCTACAGATGCGTCTGAGTCAACAAATCGCAACAAGACGGCTCGAAACTCTCAATGGCAAATTAGTACCATGGCAGAGTCGTTCAAGCAACACGGTCACACTTATTTAGCGATTATCAATTTAGCTGCCCACTTGTCCAGTCACCCTATAGCCCGGACTCTTATGAGCATCGGTGAGTCTAAATCGAATCTCAAGTCGATCAAGCCCAGCAAAAGTCACCTTGGGAAGAAAGAGGAGATGGAGCGGGTTCCTAGTGTCGAGCAAATTCATCAGCCGGTGCAGGACTACAAAGAGCGATGGAGAACATTGGCCGCGGCTGCCATGGGCGATAGCAGACAATACCGTGGAGAAACGGATGCCTCCGTTTCTTCGGAGATTGGCAGAACTGCGGACTCGGTTAGTCTTGAAGTGCAGAACAAACTAAGCAATTTGGCGAATATTGATGACTTCGGGGCATCGTCGACTGGTCCTAAGCAATCAATCATTAATAAAGTCGCCGCTAATAAACTTGGTTTCATCGAGCAAATTCTCTACGACCTAACTTTGATTAAAGACGAGATTGAGTTTCATACGGACCCTCTATATTACAAC
- the LOC124204325 gene encoding uncharacterized protein LOC124204325 isoform X2: MELRNELIRPSRNKHRSNAVTAMRVIDRRETVTQLEQKLAIKKNELLQEEAISLEKQRAIKEKREQLEREEYQSLQLFQLNGKVRESVSLALEHDLEECRKLDDEQHAHLLQMENLESELTELTTKLEFLQNYQNTISDVEGFDRVVSKFQELNQTWQNMANEYRSILFDAARSSFKKGHQTEILMRHLLGINSDDSQRATDASESTNRNKTARNSQWQISTMAESFKQHGHTYLAIINLAAHLSSHPIARTLMSIGESKSNLKSIKPSKSHLGKKEEMERVPSVEQIHQPVQDYKERWRTLAAAAMGDSRQYRGETDASVSSEIGRTADSVSLEVQNKLSNLANIDDFGASSTGPKQSIINKVAANKLGFIEQILYDLTLIKDEIEFHTDPLYYNEPGHSFA; the protein is encoded by the exons ATGGAACTTCGCAATGAGCTAAT TCGACCTTCTCGCAATAAGCATCGTTCAAACGCTGTCACGGCTATGCGAGTCATt GATAGAAGAGAAACTGTGACGCAGTTGGAGCAAAAGTTGGCCATAAAAAAGAACGAACTTTTACAAGAAGAAGCGATTTCGTTAGAAAAGCAAAgagcaataaaagaaaagagggagCAACTTGAACGCGAAGAGTATCAAAGTTTGCAACTGTTTCAG TTAAATGGGAAAGTCCGCGAATCTGTTTCTCTGGCTCTGGAACATGATCTAGAAGAATGTCGAAAATTAGACGATGAACAACATGCACACTTACTCCAG aTGGAGAACCTTGAAAGCGAATTAACCGAGTTGACTACCAAACTGGAGTTCTTGCAAAACTATCAG AACACTATATCTGACGTTGAAGGATTCGACCGAGTAGTCAGCAAATTCCAAGAGTTAAATCAAACGTGGCAAAATATGGCAAATGAATATCGTTCAATTCTATTCGATGCAGCGAGGTCATCGTTCAAGAAGGGTCATCAAACG GAAATCCTCATGCGACATCTACTTGGAATTAATTCGGATGATAGTCAACGAGCTACAGATGCGTCTGAGTCAACAAATCGCAACAAGACGGCTCGAAACTCTCAATGGCAAATTAGTACCATGGCAGAGTCGTTCAAGCAACACGGTCACACTTATTTAGCGATTATCAATTTAGCTGCCCACTTGTCCAGTCACCCTATAGCCCGGACTCTTATGAGCATCGGTGAGTCTAAATCGAATCTCAAGTCGATCAAGCCCAGCAAAAGTCACCTTGGGAAGAAAGAGGAGATGGAGCGGGTTCCTAGTGTCGAGCAAATTCATCAGCCGGTGCAGGACTACAAAGAGCGATGGAGAACATTGGCCGCGGCTGCCATGGGCGATAGCAGACAATACCGTGGAGAAACGGATGCCTCCGTTTCTTCGGAGATTGGCAGAACTGCGGACTCGGTTAGTCTTGAAGTGCAGAACAAACTAAGCAATTTGGCGAATATTGATGACTTCGGGGCATCGTCGACTGGTCCTAAGCAATCAATCATTAATAAAGTCGCCGCTAATAAACTTGGTTTCATCGAGCAAATTCTCTACGACCTAACTTTGATTAAAGACGAGATTGAGTTTCATACGGACCCTCTATATTACAAC